The DNA segment GAACCGTATGGGGTCAGGGATATGCCAGCGATAGAGGCCGTGTCTGGGAACCTGTCCCTCATCTCTTTTCCATAGAGGGTAACCGCAGAAAGGAGCGGAGAAGGACTCCCCAAAACACCAGGCGCCTCCAAAATAATCTTCGGTTCCCGTTGTACAGATACTTGGGTCTTCTTCACCGTCAATGAAGAACTTGACTTCTCCCTCTCCCCACCAGCCGTTTGAGAACTGAGTCCAGGAGGCAACCGTGCCCACATAATGACCGATGCCGCGAACACAGTCAAGGATTACATGTTCCGGACACTCTCGAGTGGTCATCGATCTTCTCCAATCTGCATGGAAGTATGCAGCTGATTCAGGTATACTCCCCAGTGAGTAGTCAATCTGATAGAAGAAGTTTTGAAAAGGCTTTGGAGAGAGGTTCTCAACTTCAATTCTCGCGCAGTTTTCGAAAGGCATCGGCCAGTAGCAGTTGAATCCGCCCGATGGGTTTACCGCCACTGGAAGCGAGTTAATGTTGTATCTCAATCCGTGCGTGCAACCAAAGAAGTCACCTAGCGGAGCTTCAACTGAAGGAGATTGTTCGTTATCCCAGTAGAACCTTATCAAGCAGCTTCTGTATGCGCTACTGTCAACGGTTATCCAGATGTGCCTTA comes from the Mesotoga infera genome and includes:
- a CDS encoding DUF2961 domain-containing protein; this translates as MRFYWDNEQSPSVEAPLGDFFGCTHGLRYNINSLPVAVNPSGGFNCYWPMPFENCARIEVENLSPKPFQNFFYQIDYSLGSIPESAAYFHADWRRSMTTRECPEHVILDCVRGIGHYVGTVASWTQFSNGWWGEGEVKFFIDGEEDPSICTTGTEDYFGGAWCFGESFSAPFCGYPLWKRDEGQVPRHGLYRWHIPDPIRFSNSIKVTVQALGWYPDKTFQPLTDDIATVAYWYQREPHSNFSKRYSQDELWSR